The Daphnia carinata strain CSIRO-1 chromosome 9, CSIRO_AGI_Dcar_HiC_V3, whole genome shotgun sequence nucleotide sequence AACCAACTATCAGTCACTCATCCCACTATTAGAAGCTGAAGCGCAAGAGAAATATCTTCAACAACATGAAGAATTCGTCAACCGATTTCACAAGATGAGCATCGactggaggaggaggagaccAGCTGAGAGCAGACGAAGCCCTCAACAACGAGAACCCATACTTCAAGTCGCTGCGCAGAATGAAGAGGAGACATCTCCAACTACGAAAATGGCACCTGCAACAAATGCACTAACTTTACAGCCAACTCCAAACGTTATGAATATATCACACCTGCTACCCAGGATAGAAATTAGCAAATTTGATGGTGACCTGAGCAAGTGGAGAGATTGGTGGGCGATCTTTCGAACACTAATCcacgaaaaccaaaccatGAGGCCCATTGAAAAATTTAGCAGGCTAAAATTACACATAACGGAGGAAGCTGCTGGTGCGATTTCGTATTTGGACCTGACGGAAGACAATTACAACAAGGCAATAGACATTCTAAACGGGAAATACAACAAACCGAGATCGGTAAAAGCTGACCATTACATTGCAATCACAGAACTAAAAAAAGTAGAACGTCAAGAAGACCACAAGGCCTTTCGACAACTACACGACAAGGCAATGGGTCACGCTTTAAACCTCGGTAACCTAGAGCAGTCTACAGCTCAAAACGAAGCAATTATGGAGATCATCACAAGAAAATTGCCAATGGAATTAATGTCAAGATGGCACGGAAAAACCAAACAGTCACAGAAGACATTGAAAGATCTCTTTAATTTCATTGACTCCATAGCTGAAGACTGGGAATACGTCTATTCCACAGAGAgacacgaaaagaagaaaacgaaaccaGAGGCACCAGAAGAAACCACAACGAGTTACATTCGCAACAACACCAACGGCAGCTGAGTTAGCAGTCACAGGGACTGCAACTGAATACCCAAGACATCCAAAGTACCTGAAACAAATGaacttgtaaaaaagaaaatgcttaTTTTGTAACGATAAACATCCCCCGACCAAATGTGATGTCACActagagaagaaaattgagcaagtcaaaaaagaaaaaggtgttGGAAGTGCCTTGGACAAAATCATACGGTGAAAGAGTGTTGGAGTATAAGCAAGTGCTACAAATGCGGAAAAGATCACCACACGGCCATCTGCAACAGGGCAGTTAATCCGAAATCGGTGACGGCAACAGTAGCTGCGTCTCCAATGTTAAAGGTAGCAGATGACGCTCCTCTTTCAATAGAAAACGCCTATTTGGTGGCGTATACGTCCAAACGGCAACAGTAATAGTGGAAGGCCCGAAAGGATGGCTGAAAGCTATTGCTTATATCGATCAAGGATCGAATGCAACCTTAATTCGAAGCGAACTCGCTCAAACTCTAGGACTACAAGAAGTCGGGAAGATCAATCTGAAGCTGCAAGCAGTGGGACACATGCATCCAGAAAAAGAACGGAGCGTAAGAAAGTTGCGACTTCGAGGACTCATCCCACAAGCCGAAGAGATTGAATTGGAAGCGATCGAGCAGCCCGAAATCGGGAAGGTTGCTGGATCAAAAAAGACAGAATTTGTCAGCGAACTCTGGAGTCAAGGATACCAACTCGCAGATGACAGAATTCTAAGCGGAAGAGCAGGACCGTGCCAAATCGACGTCTTGATCGGAGcgaatcaagtctggaaggtTCTTGGCTCAAAACAGATCGTCTCGAAAACGGGTATTCGAGCGATAGAAAGCAAATTTGGATGGTTGTTACTTGGGCAAGATGAGACAGTTACGACATCGTCTAACACGGCAATCGGCTTTCTCTTAAAAGCCAAACAAGGAACACCAGAAAATTTGGAAGCAGAAACAGACCCGAAAACTGACGAAATAGATTTCGCCAGATGGTGGAAGCTGGAAAGCTTGGATCCACTCGAGAAAATTCCACTATCCATACAGTGGAAATCCTATTCAGACACCATCGTTCAAGATGAAGATGGACATTACGTAGCACCACTCCCATGGAACGAGAACAAGATACGTCTGAGCAAGAATGAAACCATGGCAGAGGGTCAAGCAAAGGCGCTTATTAGAAGAATGGACAGagataaagaaatgaagacTTCTTATGAAGCCGAATTCGGCAAACTAAAAGTTTCTAAATTCATTTCAAGAGCAGATACATCTTTTGGTGGTATCTACACTATCCTGCCCAATCATCCGGTTGTGAGAAGAGACAAAACAACCAGCAGAGTTAGGCCTGTTTTCAACGGTTCAGCGAAACCGAAAACAGGTTTCAGCGCCAACGACTGCCTAGAAGAAGGCCCCAATCTAAACCCGGACATTCTCGACGTGATGTTACTGTTTAGGCTCAACCCAATCGCCTGGACAGCTGATATCAGACAAGCCTTCCTCATGGTGAAGCTACTGAAAGAAGACGCGGAAGCGCTACGATTCTACCTAGAAGACGAAGACGTCCCAGGATCGCTGCAACTATACAAATGGAACAGGCTTCCATTCGGACTCACATGTAGCCCGGCAGTGCTAAGGACCGTCTTAAAGAAACACTTGGAGTCCTATGAAGGCGAGCTAGCGGAAAGCAGTCAACAAATCCTACGCCACCTATATGTAGATGACTATTTGTCAAATGCGTCTACATTAGAAGAAGCAATGGCCGTAATCGGAACTGTTCTAAAGCTTTTTGCAGACGCAAAAATGGACCTAAGAAAATGGGTGACAAACAACAGTGAGCTGCGAAGATATCtactaaaacaaaatttaacagaAGACTCAGCCAATTCACACTCGTGTCTGAATCTAGACCCGCAGAAAGTGCTTGGTGTAAGGTGGAATACAAGCACGGATTGCTTTTATTTCAAGTCGGATGTGATAGTAGACGCAGCtacaaaagtgaaaattttaACGAAGAGATCCTTCGCCAAAATTTCAACCAAATTGTTCGACCCACTTGGATTAATTGGACCCGTCACACTACAATTCAAGCTTTTATTTCAAGAATTGTGGCAAATCAAGATTGGATGGGACGATGAAGTACCCAAAGAGACGGAGATCCAGTTCAGAGATATAGTAGAAGACCTCAAATCAATTGAGAAAATACAAGTGCCAAGAATGATTTCTTTGGCACCAAACAAACACATGCAAGAGTTGCACATATTTTGTGACGCTTCTACAAAGGCATATGGTGCAGTGGCTTACGCGAAATCGCAATATCCAAATTTCGTCCGCCTAATTTGTTGCAAGACAAGAGCAGCGCCACTTCCGAAGAATGAAGTATCGCTACCGAGACTAGAATTGCTTAGTGCCGAGCTCGGTAGCGTATTAGCTGAAAGAATTGTCAATGCAATTGACAAGGTCGAATGGAAAGTGCACCTATGGACAGACTCGATGGCAACGTTAGGGTGGATAAAAGGTGAGCCAACCCGTTGGAAACTATTTGTCAGAAACCGAGTTGAGGCAATTAGAAAAATGTCCAACCCAGAACAATGGAGACACTGCCCTGGGAAAGACAATCCAGCAGACTACGCATCAAGAGGAACCACTGTCAAGAAACTGATTGCGGCTTCTTTTTGGTGGGGAGGTCCGTCCTGGCTGATttacaacgaaaaagaatggccGCAACAAGGAAACCTGACATCAGAAGAAATACAGTCGATGGAGATTGAGACAAGATCCAAGAAAAGAATCGAAAGTCTTGCAGTTAGCAGCACACTGGATTGGTTCGACGTATTAGCAGCAAGAGCAAGCAGTTATCTGCGGTTTTTACGAACAATTGCCTGGATGTTTAGGCTTTTCAGAAAGGAGTCGCTCGGTAAAGCAATTGAAACGGTCAGAGGAAAGGAAATACCATGCCTTTCTGTCCGCGAAATCGCCACCGCCGAAAACTTTATTTTGAAGTTTATTCAAAAAAGGGCATTTCCAGAAATCTACGAATCACTTCAAGATGGAAAGCCGCTTGGCAACATGCTATGCAACCTAGAAACCCTAAGACCTATTTGGGATGCGCAAGACAAACTAATTCGAGTGACTGGACGAGTTGGTCCAGCTCTAAAGGAACTGCTGATAGACCCGCCGATTCTTCTCCCAGCAAGCGAGAAGATTGTGGACATGATGATCCAGTATCATCATGTCAAACGGAAACATGCCGGTGTCCAAAACACTCTGACGTTCTTACGAAATCGGTTTTGGATAATTCGTGCCCGCCAACGGATAAAAAGTGTAATCAAACAGTGCGTGAAGTGTCAAAAGGTGCAATCGCGTCCCTTCAACGAAGAAACAGCTTCAATGCCCTTGGATCGTACCAAGAGAGCACAACCCTTTGAAGTTATCGGGATTGACTACTTCGGACCGATGTATGTCTTAGAAGAAGTCATCCTAATAGAAAAGGACAGTGAAGGGAACGATGTCGAGAAAACTCGTataggagagaaaaaagtgcatGCGTGTTTGTTTACTTGTGCCGTCACAAGAGCTGTGCACTTGGAGCTCGTGACCGACTTAACCGCCCAGACTTTCATGCACGCGTTGAGAAGAATGATGTCACGTAGAGAGGATTGCAAAATCATCTACAGTGACAACGCGTCAACATTCACATGTGCGGCAAAACTGATATCAGAAGATCCTACCCTAGCTAACTGGTTGTCAAGCAAGGGTATTACATGGAAGTTCTCCCCCAGTCTAGCTCCATGGTGGGGCGGGTTTTGGGAGAGAATGGTGCGCTCCGTGAAAGAACCATTAAGGAAAGTGCTGGGGAAAATGAAAGTGAGCTACGACCAGCTTCATACTATTATGGTCGAAATCGAAGCTATCGTGAACTCACGTCCTCTCACTTATGTGTCTGGAGACGCACAATCGTTTGAAGTGTTATCTCCGCAAAAACTGCTGACTGGAAGGCAACCTGGTGCCACAACAGAGTCACCCGACTCTACGAAAATGAGCCGAGACGAACTTATCGAATTGGATAAGAAAAGACGCGAGAACGCACTAACATGGTGGAGGCTTTGGCAAGACTCGTACCTGTCCGACCTCAAGGGATTTTACTGTCGCAAGGGCAAGGGTACAAGAATTCCACGTGTTGGCGAAGTCGTCTTACTAAAAGAGCCTAACATTAAGCGAGTTTCATGGCCGACGGCCATTGTAATTTTTAGGCCGATCGACACACCAGTACGAAGCTGAAATCGGCGTAAAGGAGAAAACTActtccaagaagaagaagccaagAAGAAATTGGAATTACGATCGAACATGACaacaaatgaaatattttagaGGCATCCAGAATTTTTATAGCAGACGTCTCTGTAGTTGATATCACAAGTCTGTCATTCTGTGTCATAGAATGTTTAAAAGTATctcacaaaatgaaacaattagGCAAAGCAATCTGTTCATATTCTACAATTTGAGTTGAACCATCAATCTTCGGGTTGACAATCCAAAGTCCTACGACTATACCACCGCTTACATATTGAAGCAAGAAAATATAATACTTATTACTTAATATTTAGTACGTGGCGTGCtatcccaaattagcgtcatgggagctaatgtaaagaaatataagaattgctatcccccattagataaatattgtcacatgattttcacaaaatattcaacagccatatagagaaaacttcaaagaatCTATTGGTCCTAATGTTTTTGATATTGTTTTAGTTTAAGGTATCTTTagcgatttaaaaatatctcataaaaaaggggatagttcaaaaatttggaaaaagaaattgtagtGCCCAGACGGTATGGAACCATTCTCCTATAGCATCTCGAGCAACACAAAGTTGAAAAGCGTAATATGTCCtctagtatgtagtctgctgtcccaaattagcgtcatgagaccttatgtaaaaaacataaaattgcaattaccgaTTAGATGTATAATTTCGCatgatttaaataaaacattcaatagccatgaagagaaaacttaaacgaatcttttgatcctaatattattgataatgtagtagtgtaaggtatctataatgatttacaaatatctcataaaaaagggaaaaatacgggaatgaggaaaacgaaacttgaaaatagtgccttgacagtatagaaccaatATCGTTTACGGTGGCAATCATACGTCTTACAACTATGCTATGGTTGAGGAAATattgttaaaaagcataacatgtcttgttgtatgtagtttgctgtcccaaattagtgttACGGAAGCTTGTGTagaaaacataagaattacaatcccccattagataaatattttcacgtGATTTTCCTAAAacattcaacagccatgtagaggtaacttaaatcaatctattgataccagtattgatgatattgctttagtttaaggtgttcttagtgatttcaaaatatctcatcaaataagaaaaaattgtagtagatgtaccatacggtatagaaccgttagccttttggttgtcaattcaacatcttacgattatgctatggtgcaaaataaaatgctaaaaGCATAAAGTGTGCATTTCAGTATGTAGAATGCTGTCCTAAATTAGCATCACGGgagcttatttaaaaaataaaaaaatttcaatcaccgattagatgcatattttcacatgattttcataaaaatattcaatagccatgtagagagaACTTAACTGAATCTGTTGTtcctaatattgttgatattgtagtagtgATTTAGAAATACCAGTGatttagaaatggaaaaatgaggattattaaatttcaaaatagttCCTTGACAGTCATAGAACCATTACCCTTTAGGATggtaatcaataataaaatggttaacaaaattcatttgataagCATAACATCTCTTTTTGTAATTAGGCTACTGTCCctaattagcgtcatgggtgcttatttaaaaacataagaatttaAAGCATTAGTTATAGGTATCAGGTAACAGCCCTGTAGTGAAAATTTAAGCGAATCTATTAATAGCaatatttgttgatattgcgtttgttaattaaaaataataaatagatatTAGCACATGAGCCGCAACGGGTTTTGAACCACAAACCTTCGAGTTAGTACTCCAATACTGTATGACTAGGCCACTGTTGTCTACTAATAAATACACAGCCTACCATCGTTGTTTGCTttatagtctgctgtcccaattAGTGCCATTGGTGCTTCtgtaaaaaatatggaaattgcaatcacaggatagatgaatattgtaagCTGGCTAAGGTGCGAACTTTCCGATTTATAAACGGAATTTAGGCGAACCCTGTGATGTCCAtattaattggaaaaatgttagttttggatgattaaaatgaattaactatCTCTCttgaataagaaagaaaatcgtatggtttaaaaaaatgagctgAAATGTATAAAGAATGAATTATAATCGGTCGCTATACAGGGTGGAACCACCgactttcaaatttgtttgccAAAGCTTTATGGCTGTGCTATGAACATGTTACAATTACTTCGTATACAACTTATCCTTAGTCTGCTGTCCAGATTTGGCGTCATGGGAGCTGTTTGAAAAATATatcacattattttttgttttttaccgttGAACCTATGGTctattggctacttaaagagcgaagtgtttaatacgATCTTAAAAATCAATACTTTATGTGTTTGGGGTGAGTTTCGATCACAAGTTACCAGGCCAGAAAAATTGATGtctcgttttgacagctcattgttttggttattgaaacatacatttcgctatattttttattgcaccttcttcggtgtcttaagctattcga carries:
- the LOC130697279 gene encoding uncharacterized protein LOC130697279: MHPEKERSVRKLRLRGLIPQAEEIELEAIEQPEIGKVAGSKKTEFVSELWSQGYQLADDRILSGRAGPCQIDVLIGANQVWKVLGSKQIVSKTGIRAIESKFGWLLLGQDETVTTSSNTAIGFLLKAKQGTPENLEAETDPKTDEIDFARWWKLESLDPLEKIPLSIQWKSYSDTIVQDEDGHYVAPLPWNENKIRLSKNETMAEGQAKALIRRMDRDKEMKTSYEAEFGKLKVSKFISRADTSFGGIYTILPNHPVVRRDKTTSRVRPVFNGSAKPKTGFSANDCLEEGPNLNPDILDVMLLFRLNPIAWTADIRQAFLMVKLLKEDAEALRFYLEDEDVPGSLQLYKWNRLPFGLTCSPAVLRTVLKKHLESYEGELAESSQQILRHLYVDDYLSNASTLEEAMAVIGTVLKLFADAKMDLRKWVTNNSELRRYLLKQNLTEDSANSHSCLNLDPQKVLGVRWNTSTDCFYFKSDVIVDAATKVKILTKRSFAKISTKLFDPLGLIGPVTLQFKLLFQELWQIKIGWDDEVPKETEIQFRDIVEDLKSIEKIQVPRMISLAPNKHMQELHIFCDASTKAYGAVAYAKSQYPNFVRLICCKTRAAPLPKNEVSLPRLELLSAELGSVLAERIVNAIDKVEWKVHLWTDSMATLGWIKGEPTRWKLFVRNRVEAIRKMSNPEQWRHCPGKDNPADYASRGTTVKKLIAASFWWGGPSWLIYNEKEWPQQGNLTSEEIQSMEIETRSKKRIESLAVSSTLDWFDVLAARASSYLRFLRTIAWMFRLFRKESLGKAIETVRGKEIPCLSVREIATAENFILKFIQKRAFPEIYESLQDGKPLGNMLCNLETLRPIWDAQDKLIRVTGRVGPALKELLIDPPILLPASEKIVDMMIQYHHVKRKHAGVQNTLTFLRNRFWIIRARQRIKSVIKQCVKCQKVQSRPFNEETASMPLDRTKRAQPFEVIGIDYFGPMYVLEEVILIEKDSEGNDVEKTRIGEKKVHACLFTCAVTRAVHLELVTDLTAQTFMHALRRMMSRREDCKIIYSDNASTFTCAAKLISEDPTLANWLSSKGITWKFSPSLAPWWGGFWERMVRSVKEPLRKVLGKMKVSYDQLHTIMVEIEAIVNSRPLTYVSGDAQSFEVLSPQKLLTGRQPGATTESPDSTKMSRDELIELDKKRRENALTWWRLWQDSYLSDLKGFYCRKGKGTRIPRVGEVVLLKEPNIKRVSWPTAIVIFRPIDTPVRS